A region of the Pseudorca crassidens isolate mPseCra1 chromosome 9, mPseCra1.hap1, whole genome shotgun sequence genome:
CTAAGAGTTCTGAACTCCACTGATGCGGGGACGAGGCCGAACCCTCGGAGCCGGAGGAAGGCGCTTGCTGCAGAGCACGTGCATATTTTATCCCTGTACATGTTGTGATGTAAAAACCCCACCTAAATGggccaaagactttttttttcttttaaaagcaagcAGAAATGAGAAcagacaaaaaaagcaaaaagggatATCTAACCACCACAGCAACAAAAGGCCCTGTTCATCTGTGTTATGTAGTCAAGGAGGCGTGAGGGGTACAGCCCCTCTGCCTCAGCGAGGCGTAGCTTCCAGTCGAAGCCAGGGCCACTGAAATCATACACTGTTGACCACTGAGCAGTCTGTATTATGATTCACGGGTGAATTCGAGCACAGACGTGTTAGCACTCAGACTTATTTGGGCTTGTCTCTCAGGTTTTAAGTGTTTCCAATGTAATCACTGCTAATCCGTGCAGTTATCAATGCAATTTTATATTCCCTAAAAGGAGGAAGAGTGGGTTTTTACTGTACATGTTGAAAGCAGGAGGTAGGAGTGTGATGTATTTAATTGAATTTGGAGTAAGCCATAGTCTTCACGGAGCTGTGGTCTGAATTTGTGATCTTGAATTGGCCATTGCATGTAAATACAATATGCTTTTTTGGATAAATCTTAGAAATGCAGTATGAATGTTATCATTAATAAAACCATTAATCCCAGTCTACCACAGTattgctttctgtctcttttgttATACTGATAAGGAGGCTATAGGTCAAGTTCCAGGCTCAGGCACTTGGGACAAAGGTGACCGACAAGATATGCAGAAAAGGCCTCGGGTTGGGCAGAGTGGGCATCGCTCGATTCACACACCTGACAGAGAAGGGTGGCTGCTAAGAAGGGCTGTGGATTTTGCTGTGTTCATTTGTGCATCCTCACCCTTGCCCCggggcttagaacagtgcctgacataataggtgctcaataaatacctgttaaATACAtgaattctgttttctccacagttcttattgaacacctactgtatgCTTAgctctgttctaggcactgggaatacagcgGGGACCCCAAAAGGTTCTGGCTGTCGTGGAGATCAAATTTCATTGGGAGGAGGTTGAGAACCAAGGAAACCTCTCAAAGGATCTTAAGGGTTCCTGGgcacttgtatgtgtgtgtgtgtggggtgggggaagagtaGCTGGCTTGGGGAGGAGGCTGATTTAGAAATGGGTTTGGGggaattgcctggtggtccagtggttaggactcctcgcttcctctgcaggggggccgggttccatccctggtcagggaactaagatccagcaggctgcatggccagaaaaaaaaaaaatgggtttgaGCTGAGGCCTGAATGACAAGACAGAGCCGGCCTTGGCCAATCCAACAGGGCCAGAGGAGCATCTCAGAACTGCAGGTGCTCAAAGGCTCCAGGCCTTTGATCCTGCCCGGCATGGTGACACACAGGTGGCCATGCACGCCTGACCCATGGGGACTGCTCACTAGAAATGTCTGATGTGTGAAGGAGTGAGCAGTACGGCCTGGGGGTTGATGTGCTTCTCAGGCTATTCAAGCTCTTCACGGTTTTTCACTTGGGTTCTTCAGTTTATATTGCCTACAGTTTGGGAAGCCTGAGTTGCATTCTCAGGCCTGCCCCCAAACTCAGCTGAATTCAAAAAGATGTGGCTTTTCCAGCCATAAAATTAAGAGTAAGgagatccagggcttccctggtggtgcagtggttgagaatctgcctgccaatgcaggggacacgggttcaagcccaggtctgggaagatcccacatgccgcggagcaactaggcctgtgagccacaactactgagcctgcgcgtctggagcttacgctccgcaacaagagaggccgcgacagtgagaggcctgcgcactgcgatgaagagtggcccccgctcgccacaactagagaaagcccacgcacagaaacgaagacccaacacagccaaaaataaataaataaataaaaaaaaaaaagagtaaggagaTGCACATGCACATGTGTATGTTGATCTCCAGAGAAAGGGCTGGAAAGATGCACCGCAGACTTCACAGGGATTCCCTCTGAAAGGCAGCGTGATCGCGGATGGTAGGGAACCCAAGGGGACTTCAGCTTTATctgtaatatttaattatttcggTAGGAGAGTTTATGTACTGTACAGGTCTTCATCGACCTGTGATAGGGTTAAGTCCTGATAAACCCACAGGAAGTCATAAATGCATCTAATAAACCCACCCTACCAAACAGCACAGCCTAGCCTAGCCTACCTGAACTGTGCTCAGAATACTAACATTAGCCTACAGTCGGGCAAAaccatctaacacaaagcctattttataataatgtgTTGACTGTCTCATGAAATTTATTGATACTgtcctgaaagtgaaaaacagaatggtggtaAATGTATCGGTTGTTTATCCTTGTGATTGCGTGTCTGAGAGCTGCCCAGCATCACTAGAAGGGAGCATACATATCCCTAGCTTGGGAAAAgagcaaaattcaaaatttgaagtttgggtcttccctggtggtgcagtggttgagagtccgcctgctgatgcaggggacgcgggttcgtgccctggtccgggaagatcccacatggcacggagcggctgggcccgtgagccatggctgctgagcctgcaggtccggtggtttctactgaatgcatatcacTTTCCAACcattataaagtttaaaaatcctaaatgtccattgacagatgaatggataaagaaaatgtggtacatatatacaatggaatattacacagccattaaacagaatgaaataatgccatttgcagcaacatggatggacctggagattatcatactaagtgaagtaagtcagagaaagacaaatatcatatgaaatcgcttatatgtggaatctaaaaaaaattagaatgatacaaatgaacttatttacaaaacagaaacagactcacagacttagagaaggaatttatggttactggggggaagggtgtgggggagggatagattgggagtttgggattgacatgtacacactgctatatttaaaacataaccaacaaggacctactataaaaaaaaatcctaaattacAGATATTCTGTATAACTAAAGAAAAAATCTGTCCTAATTTTAATCTGAAGAAGCAACTAAAGCTTTCTATGGAGTCCTGCCCTATAGATCATAGgcacacaggaaatgaattctccAAGAACTGGACAGTATTTCAAGGCAAGTATGTTTGCAATGAACTAGTGGCTGGGAATATATTTTAAGTCGTTCACATGGTAGGAAAATTCCAACAGTGAGAATTTAATTACATTATGTTCTTTTAATGTCAGCTTTTAATGTCCCATTAtaatttttcagataagaaagTCCCAGCAACTTAAAGCTGTGCCTTAAATTTCCGGATTGTCGACTGTGCAAAATTTTCTTGCGATTTCTTGAACGCTGAAGTGTACAGCCAAATAGTGCATAGTGCTGGTGTGCCTTGGTTACTACTGTTTGATTTAGGAACGTATTTTTTCAGTGAGATTAGAAAGCGAAtgtcttacttttttttgttttttttggccgcgccgagggtcttgaaggatcttagttccccagccagggactgaacccggggattgaaccctgggccttggcagtgaaagcccggagtcCTTGGGTTGCTTACATTGACAAGAGACGCCTAGTCTTCCTCCCAAGCTCCGGCACCAAGGACCTGAAGTGCACGCTAGGTTGGGAACTTGCATGTGCCGATCCCTGGCCGTCCACCCACCCGCGGTGCTCCGTGGCTGGCCGGGCTCTGTCCTGAGGAGCTGAGGGGCAGAAAAAATACACGGTCAAGATTAAGGTCTGAGGTCAAGCCAGGGAGTCCCAGCCAGCGCTGCCTCAGACTGGCCTGGGGGCTTCTGGTTCCCCACCTGAGCCTGGAGCTGCTGGTCCCGGGAGTGTCGTTCCCCGTCCACCTCCCCTCAACTGGCCGGTCCCTGGCCTCCGGCCCCGACTCCGCCCAGCTCGCCCCGCCCACCACCCTCCAGCACTGTCACGGGGGCCGCCTCCCCCGCCCCATCCCTGCTTATCCCCTCGCACTTCCGGGACCCGCCCATGCCCCCACTAACTTCTGCGCCCCGCCTTCGCATCACCCCCAACCTCTCCCACCCTCTGACCCCGCCTCACGTGccccgcctccgcctccgcctctCCCTGGCCCCGCCCACCTCCGCGAGCCCCGCTTCCGCGagcccctggccctgccccagTCCGTGGCCCCGCCTCCTCCCCAACGGCCAGTTGCTCGGCCCCGCCCTCGCGCTCGGTGCTCTGCCAGCTCCCGGGGCCACAGGTGCGCCGTCTGAGGAGTCCTGACTCGGCGCCCCTCCGGTGCCTGAGACCCCGGCCGCCGTCGGGTTTCCCCGCGGTCCCCGGCCCGGCCTCGGGtctgcagaggggagggggacggtGGGCCCCCTAGTCAGCCTCGAGGGGGCGGCGGGACCCCCCTCTCCAGTCGTCCCCGTCAGGGGCGGCGGGACCTCCAGGTCTGCCCCTCGGGAATGACGGACCTCCGCCCCTTTCAGTCCCAGTCGGCCGGTCGGGCCAGCAGGGCCCCTTCTCCGGTCGGCCTCGCcggtgcggggtggggggtggccccCTAGGCCGGCCTCTCGGGAGCGGCGGGCCCCCCCGGGTGAGATCCCCGGGAGCGGCGGGCCCCCTGGGTCGGcggccggggcgggtgggggccgCCGCCCTGACTGGGCCGCGTCGTTGCAGGTGTGCGGTTCCCGCCGGATCCCCCTCGCGCCGGGTGCGGGGCGATGCCCGGGCCCGGGTGCCCCCAGTGGACATGGAAGAGGCCCCTCTGCTGGGCGGCATGTGCAGCCCCGAGGACGAGATGGTGACAGACCTTTTCAGCGCCGAGAGTCAGTTTGTTCCTGAAAACCTTCCCCTGAAAACCCCGGTGTCGGTGAAGCACGAGGCAGACGAGTTCCACGTCTTCAAAGACGCGTACCTGGGCTCCGCGGACCCCAAAGAGCCCCTGCTGCACGCCTTCAACGCCCCGCTCGACGGGGACTGCAAGGGCAAAGTCAAAGTGGAGCTGCTGGTGGATGAGAACGGAGATGAGGAAACGCGCGGGGAGTTCCCGAGTCTTCCCAAGCTCAATCCCCTGGAAGACGCCGTTCTTCCCGCCGCCCAGCAGCCGCAAGCCTACAACCTCTACTTCCTGTCCTCCCTGCTGACCCCGCACAGGAGTCCTGCTGTCGGGCCCCTGGGCACCTGGGCCAGGGAAGGAGCCGCCCACCCCGGCGTCCGCGTGATTCCAGTAAGATCCACGTCACACAGTACCCCCTGCACCCCTGCCCTAGTGGAGACGGGAGACTTCCTGCTTCTACCAAGATTTTTCTCTTGTCCGTAGCATCCCTGATCGGATTCACTCATTCCCTGCAGGGCGCATCCCTTGCTAAACGCGAGATGCATTATCCAGCCAATCCATTCTACCTGAAGGTGAATTAGGTCCTCGGTCCCTGGTTCAAACCTGGCCTAACCCAGCAGAGATCATACAACAAAAGAGGAGGGAaacaagtagatttttttttttttttgcagccagGCATGTGGGAGCTTAGCTCTGTAGCCAGGGATCCCACCTGTGccccttaccactggaccaccagggaagtccctaggaagTTTTAAAAGTGGCTTTAGGAAAGAAACCCTAGTGTCTGTGAAAACAAATGCAGTGGGAGTCTTCACGTGCCCAGCTTTTACATTTTTCCGCTTTAGATTGATAAGGGTTGTAACTCACAGCCAGGACTCACAGTTAGCACTTGTGTTTGGTGAGccttgaaatcaaggtgttagggCTTCCCTCTGCTAATAAGTGGTTGTTCCTCAAGCGTATGTAACATGAATCAGAGTCTCCACGAATTCATGGTAATTGTCGGCCAGCTCTTTGGCTGTGGATAACTACCGGCAATTTTCTgctttgtttgtttctctctttattttgaaCCCGGACactgggcagtgaaagcacagagtcctaaccattggaccgccagggaattccccttttctgctctgttcttgCTGAAGCTGAACaaatcagtttttaaaggaaacaaaggaTTGTAAGGACATGTGTACTGGCCCCTCAAAAGGATCTAGTTTGGAAAACTAGATTACTCAGCTGTTAAATCATTTTAGTAAGTCATAAATTAAGCTTTTGTGGAACATTTTTGAATTGGTGTTGAGATGGCTGGAGCCTGACTTTGTTTGCATATCATAAGCCGTAGCAGCAGGCGCTTAGACTTGTTTTCTGGTGTTCTTTGAGCATAATCACTGCTCCTTAGTGAcaggaaaggtggggaggagaggctgAGGCCTAGAGAAACCAGAGAGCACACCTAGTCCCACCAGCTTTCAGCTGGTGCAGAGGTCTTCCTCGGAATCCTTTTCAGATGGCTTGAAATGTCAGACACTCCATTTTGCTACCAGACCAAACGTGTGTCCCAGCACCGTTTGCCTGTTGGTTCTCGCACGGCTCCCTTCCTGTACCAAGGGGACTCAGTGAGCATTCACCAGAGCAGGAAAGGAACTAGCTCACgttaaaatagtaaattctcTTTAAATGTAATTCAATTTTAGCAAAATAAAGGAGAGACTATTTGGATgatatttctttgttgtttttgaatttttattgacAATTTCCTaattcattaataaaatgaaaaagacttagCATGGACATGTTTGTCTTTTAAACAGAGTGGAActatttttcagtaaatattcagGGTTAATTgctaatttcctttttctagaaATTCATTCCCACGTATTGACCTCTGTTTATTCTGTAAAAATAGGATTTCACTATACTGTAAGTAGTTCAGATATCAGTTGCATGGGGCTGAGGAATTGATATATTTACTGCATAAGTATTTGTTAATTACAGGGAGATAAGTTAAATCTAAACTTTGatgatgtgggacttccctggtggtccagtgggtaagactctgtgctcccaatgcagggggcctgggttccatccatgcttggggaactagatctcacatgcctgcCGAAACTAAGGGTTCCaacgccacaacaaagatcccgcgtgctgcaactaagacccggcacagccaaaataaataaataaataaataatttttaaaaataaaaataaactttgatgATGTGTACATGACAAATTCCCCAAagcagaaagcagaggaaaattGAAAACTTT
Encoded here:
- the TESMIN gene encoding tesmin, which translates into the protein MEEAPLLGGMCSPEDEMVTDLFSAESQFVPENLPLKTPVSVKHEADEFHVFKDAYLGSADPKEPLLHAFNAPLDGDCKGKVKVELLVDENGDEETRGEFPSLPKLNPLEDAVLPAAQQPQAYNLYFLSSLLTPHRSPAVGPLGTWAREGAAHPGVRVIPVEIKEAGGTIASNNLEEATFQSLPAQESCCKFPTAQEAEDASGGSHKKDSNPMLDNGALPSVVNGSAFLLGSTPPGPPKMTSARYCDCFASGDFCNKCNCNNCCNNLHHDMERFEAIKVTNFH